From Etheostoma cragini isolate CJK2018 chromosome 17, CSU_Ecrag_1.0, whole genome shotgun sequence, one genomic window encodes:
- the mrps5 gene encoding 28S ribosomal protein S5, mitochondrial, which yields MAASVRVCCALRITLGGAAPLRTVGGVVQVSLLASRASAASLQRTPALPLFPATAWQQTRHGSFFNKLTAEELWRGVLAESGAGARKGRGKRTKRKVKRDLNRGQNIGEGRGGFLWPGLNAPVLKDGNLQSMSRRGESEQLEVRAELVRQRDEWERKRKMKVKRERGWTGSSWGGISLGPPDPGPNGETYEDFDSRVIEVKSVFNMTAKEGRKRSISCLVAVGNGNGAAGFALGKAADRNTALRKAKNRAIHYLYYIERYNNHTIYHDIQSKFKRTTLRMKKQNEGHGLHCHRAVITLCKLIGIKDLYCKVEGSVNLLNITRALFTGLANQEIHQKLADKKQLHVVEFQPQRGPLPMVVASPKDGARPEPEPEDEIPNTRLHWDDVRAAQGFKRSIWAGVKRTIW from the exons GTGCAGCACCACTCCGTACTGTAGGGGGAGTAGTTCAGGTGTCCCTGCTGGCCAGTCGAGCTTCAGCTGCCTCTCTCCAAAGAACCCCTGCACTTCCACTGTTCCCTGCAACAGCATGGCAGCAAACCAGACATGGCAGCTTCTTCAACAAGT tgaCGGCTGAGGAGTTGTGGAGAGGTGTGTTGGCGGAGTCAGGTGCCGGAGCCAGGAAGGGCAGAGGGAAGAGAACTAAACGCAAAGTTAAGAGAGACCTGAACCGAGGACAGAACATCGGAGAAG GTCGTGGTGGTTTTCTGTGGCCTGGTCTGAACGCTCCAGTCCTGAAGGATGGGAATCTGCAGAGCATGAGTCGAAGAGGCGAGAGTGAGCAGCTGGAGGTTCGAGCTGAACTAG TGCGTCAGAGGGATGagtgggagaggaagaggaagatgaaggtGAAGAGGGAAAGAGGATGGACGGGAAGCTCTTGGGGGGGCATCAGCCTGGGCCCCCCTGACCCTGGACCCAACGGAG AAACCTATGAAGACTTTGATTCACGTGTTATTGAG GTTAAGAGTGTGTTCAACATGACGGCCAAAGAGGGCAGGAAGAGGTCCATCAGCTGCCTGGTCGCCGTGGGAAACGGGAACGGAGCCGCAG GCTTTGCGTTGGGGAAAGCAGCAGACAGAAACACCGCTCTGAGGAAG GCCAAGAACAGAGCGATCCACTACTTGTACTATATAGAGCGTTACAACAACCACACCA tTTATCACGACATTCAGTCCAAGTTCAAGAGGACGACGCTCCGCATGAAGAAACAGAATGAAG gtcaTGGTCTGCACTGCCACCGGGCGGTCATCACTCTGTGCAAGCTGATCGGCATAAAGGACTTGTACTGCAAAGTAGAAGGATCTGTCAATCTCCTCAACATCACCAGGGCCCTCTTCACTGGATTAGCCAATCAG GAAATTCACCAGAAATTGGCCGACAAGAAGCAGCTCCATGTTGTCGAGTTTCAGCCGCAGCGAGGCCCGCTGCCCATGGTGGTGGCGAGTCCGAAAGACGGGGCGCGACCCGAGCCGGAGCCTGAGGACGAGATCCCCAACACCCGGCTGCACTGGGACGACGTACGAGCCGCACAAGGATTCAAACGCTCCATCTGGGCGGGTGTCAAACGCACTATCTGGTAG
- the malb gene encoding mal, T cell differentiation protein b, with translation MAATTAQPMGSLPSGLGICTTAPDIFYLPELVFGGLVWILVASTHVQPPNPLGWVMFVSVFCFVMTFLWLIIFAAGAHKNSPGWAAVDFAYHGLAVLFYLSAGVDLAYITLMKKSGELRIYQIDIAAVVFAFLATLLYFIHTILSSIRWKTF, from the exons ATGGCTGCAACTACCGCTCAGCCTATGGGGAGCTTGCCCAGCGGGCTGGGTATATGCACCACGGCCCCAGATATATTTTACCTGCCTGAACTG GTGTTTGGTGGTTTAGTGTGGATTCTGGTGGCATCGACCCATGTCCAGCCTCCGAACCCTCTGGGCTGGGTGATGTTTGTCTCCGTCTTCTGCTTCGTCATGACGTTCCTCTGGTTGATCATCTTCGCTGCTGGAGCGCATAAAAACAGCCCTGGCTGGGCTGCTGTT gatTTTGCTTACCATGGCCTGGCTGTGTTGTTCTACCTCAGTGCGGGGGTGGATTTGGCTTACATCACCTTAATGAAGAAATCAGGCGAATTAAGAATCTACCAGATTGACATCGCTGCTGTG gtgTTCGCCTTCTTGGCCACACTCCTCTACTTCATCCACACAATCCTCTCCTCTATCCGATGGAAAACCTTCTGA
- the LOC117960731 gene encoding myelin and lymphocyte protein-like, translating into MASTMSNDFLPTGGRIFTSIPDLFFIPEFVFGGLVWMLLASADLIIFPNPLSWVMFVSLFCFIMTTAWFFIFLCGANQSSICPPLDVGYHFVAVVFYLSASVILSYITLLRGGGDLKIYRLDIAAVVMSYVATLLYFLHVIFSAIRWKRS; encoded by the exons ATGGCTTCCACCATGTCGAATGATTTTTTGCCCACAGGTGGCAGGATCTTTACTTCCATTCCTGACCTGTTTTTCATCCCTGAATTT GTGTTCGGGGGTTTGGTGTGGATGCTGTTGGCATCGGCTGACCTCATCATTTTTCCCAACCCTCTGAGCTGGGTGATGTTCGTGTCTCTCTTCTGCTTCATAATGACGACAGCCTggttcttcatcttcctctgcggagccaatcagagcagcatCTGCCCCCCCCTG GATGTGGGTTATCATTTTGTAGCAGTGGTTTTCTACCTCAGTGCGTCAGTGATTCTGTCTTACATCACCCTTTTGAGAGGAGGTGGTGATCTTAAAATATACCGGCTGGACATTGCTGCAGTG gtgatGTCCTATGTGGCCACTCTTCTCTACTTCCTGCATGTCATTTTCTCTGCCATCCGATGGAAGAGGTCCTAA